The genomic region ATGGTCGCGCACTGGGCGACTTTACTGCGGCACGGGCCGGAGATTAGGGATGTTCTCGCGGCCGGCTGCCATCATAGGCGCTGCGAAAATCCAAGTCAAGCAGTTCAAGCCGCAAGCCGGCTTTCGGTGAACGGCTCGCCCGCGGAATTGTCCGCGCCAACCGCATTGGTTTAGAATAGCTGTCGAGAATCAGACCCGATTCTGGTGCCCTCACCCCGTCCCTTACCCGGAGGCCCTGATGGAGACCTTGTTGCAAGACTTGCGCTTCGGCATACGAATGCTCGTCAAGAACCCCGGCTTCACAATTGTGGCCGTGATTACAATGGCGTTAGGCATCGGCGCCAACACGGCGCTGTTCAGCGTCGTCAATGGCGTGCTGTTGAAATCGCTGCCTTTCAAAGACCCCGACCGCCTGGTCTTCGCCATGGAAACCAACGCCAAGTTCCCGCCGCCCGGCGTCGGCTCTTCGACGCTCAACTACCGCGACTGGAAAGAGCAGAATCAATCGTTCGAGACCCTGAGCGCCCGCCAGGCGTTCATCGCGAACCTGACGAGCAGCGATCAGCCTGAAAGGATTCAGGGCGAAAAGGCGACCTGGGATTACTTCACGACGCTCGGCATCGCGCCGCTCGCCGGGCGCACCTTCACCGCCGAAGAAGACCGGCCCGGCGGCGTGCCGGTGATCCTCTTGTCCGAGGGCCTGTGGCGGCGGCGCTTCGGCGGCGACGCGGGGATCGTCGGGCAGACCATCCCCATCAACGGCCAGGGCGTCACGGTCATCGGCATCATGCCGAACGATTACCGGCCCAACATCGAATTCTGGATGCCGCTCGGCATCAGCTACCAGAACGCCGACCGTAATCTGCATAACATTCAAGTCGTGGGCCGGCTAGCGGCTGGCGTCACCCAGGAGCAAGCGCAGACCGAGATGTCGACCATCGCCCAACGGTTGATCGAACAGTATCCCGAATCGAACACCGGCTGGGGCGTGGCGCTGATCCCTTACCAGAACCTCGTGACCTTCAACATTCGCTGGGCGCTGCTGGTGCTGCTGGCGGCGGTCGGCTGCGTGCTGTTGATCGCCTGCGCTAACGTCGCCAACCTCTTGCTTGCGAGAGCCGCCTCGCGCGAGAAAGAGATCGCGATTCGACTGGCGATGGGCGCGACGCGTGGGCGTCTGATCCGCCAGGTGCTTACGGAAAGCGTGTTAATTTCGCTGATCGGCGGCGCCGTCGGCATGCTGATTGCGCTGTGGAGCACGCAGGCTTTAATCAGCCTCAACCCGCAGGGCATTCCGCGCTCGGGCGAGATCGGCGTTGATGGCCGCGTCCTCGGCTTTGCCGTGCTGGCATCGTTAGCCGCGGGGATTTTGTTCGGGCTGGTGCCGGCATGGCAATCTTCGCGGGCCAACGTCAACGAGACGCTGAAAGAGAGCGGCAAATCGGTGGCGGGCCACGGGCGCGGTCGCCGCTTGCGCTCGACACTGGTCGTCGTGCAGATGGCTTTCGCCTTCATGCTGCTGGTCTGCGCCGGGCTGTTGATCAAGAGCTTCTCGCAGCTTCAGCGCGTCAACATGGGCTTCAATCAACAGCACCTGCTGACCATGCAGGTCACCCTGCCGCCGGCGCAGTACGCCAGGCCCGCCGACGTTCTCGGCTTTTACCGCGATGCCGGCGAGCGGCTCGGGGCGCTGCCCGGAGTGATTGCGGCGTCGGGCATCTCGAACGTGCCGCTGGCCGGCGGCGGCCCGCAGTTCATCTTTTCGGTCGAAGGCCGCCCGCTGCCGACGCCTGCCGACGCCCCCATCGCCAGCTATCGCATCGTCACCGGCGACTACTTTGCGACCATGAACATCCCGCTCATCAGAGGCCGCACCTTCACCGACGCCGACAAGGAAAACAGCCTTCAGGTGGTGACGGTCAATCAGAATATGGCCGAGCTGATGTGGCCGGGTGAAGACGCGGTTGGCAAGCGCCTGACGGTCGGCGTGCCGCTGCCCGGCGATACGCCCGATTACGCGACGGTCGTCGGCGTCGTCGGCAACGTCAAGCATACGACCCTGGCCGGCGAGACCGGCATGCAGATTTATCAGCCGGTGACGCAGACGCCTTTCCTGGGCCTCGGCTTCGGGCGGACGATGAGCTTCATCCTGCGCACACAGCTTGAGCCCGCAACCTTAGCGGAATCGGCGCGCGCCGTGATCGCCGGCATCAACCCGCGGCTGCCGGTCGCCAACGTCAAGACGATGGACACGATCATTGCCGAATCGGTCGCCGCCAATCGCTTCAACATGTCGCTGTTCGGATTGTTCGCCGCCATCGCTATGGCGCTCACGGTCGTCGGCATCTTCGGCGTGATGAACTATGCGGTGACGCAGCGCACGCAGGAGATCGGCATCCGCATGGCCTTGGGGGCGCAGCCGGGACAGGTGCGCGCCTTGATCCTCAAACAGGGATTGATATTGTCGGGGCTCGGACTGACGATTGGCATGGGCGGCGCGTTGCTGGCGACGTGGTTGCTCAAGAGCTTGTTGTTCAGCGTCAGCGCCACCGACCCGATGGTCCTGGGAGGGGTCGCCGTGGTCTTAGCCGCCGTGGCGTTGCTGACCTGCTACATCCCTGCGCGCCGCGCCACCAAAGTTGATCCGATCATCGCCCTCAGGCACGAGTGAGGTCTGGATTACATCTAGAGTGGCGCAATCTGTTAGATTGCGCCACATGGCAAACACAATCGAAAACCACTCTAGCGAAAAGGCGAGCGTCACTAACCATGACGCTCGCCTTTTTTTTCGGGCCGCAAATGTGGAGACGCTTACCGGCAGTTACTTGATCTTCTTGGCCTGAATCTCTTCGCCGTCGTGGTTCAAAACCATGTGGGTGACCTTGCCGCTGTCGTCCTTGACGAACTTCACTTTGACGCCGACGCTCGGCACGTCGAATTCGGTTTCAGAGATGGCAACCAGCTCGGCTTTCTCCTGACCTTCGGGCGCGCCGAAGAGCTTGTCGCCGTCGCGGCTGATCGTCAGCACGCCGAAGGGCGCTTCATACTGGCCGGTGTAGGTGTCCAGCACTTTCGTGTCAACTTTGATGGCTTTCGTCGGGGTTTCGGCGGGCCGGGTCTCGGCGGGCTTCACTTCGGCAGGCTTCTTCACGTCGCCGCTGCCTTCCTTATATTCGGCAAGCCATTCGACGTCGATAGAATCGGCGCCGCGCCGCTCTTTCTCTTTGATGAGCCACTGGCCGCGCGCATTCCACGGAGCGCCGCCTTCCGGCGCGACGTGGCAGAAGGTGCAATCCTTGGCGCCGAACTTCTTGGCCTTGGCCAAAAACGGCGGATAAGCGAATGATTGAGTGACCACCGCCGACACAATCGCGACGACGAAGCTGGCTGCAATAATCAGT from Blastocatellia bacterium harbors:
- a CDS encoding ABC transporter permease — encoded protein: METLLQDLRFGIRMLVKNPGFTIVAVITMALGIGANTALFSVVNGVLLKSLPFKDPDRLVFAMETNAKFPPPGVGSSTLNYRDWKEQNQSFETLSARQAFIANLTSSDQPERIQGEKATWDYFTTLGIAPLAGRTFTAEEDRPGGVPVILLSEGLWRRRFGGDAGIVGQTIPINGQGVTVIGIMPNDYRPNIEFWMPLGISYQNADRNLHNIQVVGRLAAGVTQEQAQTEMSTIAQRLIEQYPESNTGWGVALIPYQNLVTFNIRWALLVLLAAVGCVLLIACANVANLLLARAASREKEIAIRLAMGATRGRLIRQVLTESVLISLIGGAVGMLIALWSTQALISLNPQGIPRSGEIGVDGRVLGFAVLASLAAGILFGLVPAWQSSRANVNETLKESGKSVAGHGRGRRLRSTLVVVQMAFAFMLLVCAGLLIKSFSQLQRVNMGFNQQHLLTMQVTLPPAQYARPADVLGFYRDAGERLGALPGVIAASGISNVPLAGGGPQFIFSVEGRPLPTPADAPIASYRIVTGDYFATMNIPLIRGRTFTDADKENSLQVVTVNQNMAELMWPGEDAVGKRLTVGVPLPGDTPDYATVVGVVGNVKHTTLAGETGMQIYQPVTQTPFLGLGFGRTMSFILRTQLEPATLAESARAVIAGINPRLPVANVKTMDTIIAESVAANRFNMSLFGLFAAIAMALTVVGIFGVMNYAVTQRTQEIGIRMALGAQPGQVRALILKQGLILSGLGLTIGMGGALLATWLLKSLLFSVSATDPMVLGGVAVVLAAVALLTCYIPARRATKVDPIIALRHE
- a CDS encoding DUF3471 domain-containing protein, which produces MKRFKLIIAASFVVAIVSAVVTQSFAYPPFLAKAKKFGAKDCTFCHVAPEGGAPWNARGQWLIKEKERRGADSIDVEWLAEYKEGSGDVKKPAEVKPAETRPAETPTKAIKVDTKVLDTYTGQYEAPFGVLTISRDGDKLFGAPEGQEKAELVAISETEFDVPSVGVKVKFVKDDSGKVTHMVLNHDGEEIQAKKIK